A genomic region of Alicyclobacillus sp. SO9 contains the following coding sequences:
- a CDS encoding MBL fold metallo-hydrolase, translating to MKIERFVISPLQSNCYVVSESEDPDAKAVVIDPGDTALSPVLTYIEEHRLKLTAVWCTHGHFDHVLGTDELRRRYGVPIFLHRSDFALWQQAHEHAKMWLNQDTAPLSVPDRFWTDGDVVSLGETSFSVWHTPGHSPGGVCLVGESIVFTGDTLFAGTIGRTDFPESDAEAMKSSLHRLLNLADTTQLYPGHMQATAMGHERKTNPFLLEL from the coding sequence TTGAAAATTGAGCGGTTTGTCATCAGTCCATTACAATCCAATTGTTATGTGGTATCGGAGAGTGAAGACCCTGACGCCAAGGCTGTCGTTATCGATCCCGGTGATACAGCGCTGTCACCGGTCCTTACCTATATAGAGGAACACCGACTCAAGCTCACAGCCGTCTGGTGCACACACGGACATTTTGACCATGTCTTGGGTACGGACGAACTACGCCGCCGGTATGGCGTTCCAATCTTTCTGCACCGATCGGATTTTGCATTGTGGCAACAGGCCCACGAACATGCAAAGATGTGGCTCAACCAAGACACGGCTCCTCTTTCCGTGCCAGACCGATTTTGGACAGACGGTGACGTCGTATCCTTGGGGGAGACGTCTTTTTCTGTATGGCATACCCCTGGTCACTCTCCCGGCGGAGTCTGTCTCGTGGGTGAATCCATTGTGTTCACGGGGGATACCTTGTTTGCTGGCACCATTGGTCGGACGGACTTCCCCGAATCAGATGCGGAAGCCATGAAAAGCTCCTTGCACCGACTCCTGAATCTCGCCGATACAACGCAGTTGTATCCAGGACACATGCAGGCTACTGCAATGGGACACGAGCGAAAGACAAATCCATTCCTTTTGGAACTGTAG
- a CDS encoding bifunctional (p)ppGpp synthetase/guanosine-3',5'-bis(diphosphate) 3'-pyrophosphohydrolase, whose amino-acid sequence MDELVEKVKSYADDDRVEFLHKAYAYAKDAHEGQFRKSGEPYITHPVAVATILADLELDPTTLVAALLHDVVEDTRVTDEELVRQFGAEVAALVDGVTKLKRIKFDSSEEQQAENLRKMFMAMAKDIRVLLIKLADRLHNMRTLRYQSPEKQARTSRETLKIFAPLAHRLGIYTMKWELEDTSLRYLNPQQYYRIVNLMAQKRQEREAYVNEVMNNLRARLEEVSLKAEVTGRAKHIYSIYRKMVSQNKDFNEIYDLFAVRVIVENVKDCYGVLGVVHTMWKPMPGRFKDYIAMPKPNMYQSLHTTVVGPKGEPLEIQIRTWEQHETAEYGIAAHWVYKEGGQKAEGKFDQKLAWFREVLEWQQDFRDAQEFMETLKLDLFTDEVFVFTPKGDVIDLPAGSVPIDFAYRIHTDIGNRCIGAKVNSKIVPLDYRLRTGDIVEVLTSKHSYGPSRDWLKIVQSSQAKSKIRQWFKKEKREENVERGRVLVEKELTRQRLVSQDLLKDEYLAEVMQKFNFNKEEDMYASIGYGGLSPVQIVTRLVERYRRDNEDQSLESITMELRHQNKPNTNGVQVKGVDNMLIRFAKCCNPVPGDDITGFVTKGRGVSVHRTDCPNVKVLREDGERILDVEWAVASQMDYNVDLLVQGLDRHGLVNEVMNAIGETKTNVTAVSARADKKKIAHIHVSVRIRNLEHLRSVVERIKRLKDIHSVRRVVQ is encoded by the coding sequence ATGGACGAGCTCGTAGAGAAAGTCAAAAGCTACGCTGACGATGACAGAGTAGAGTTCCTGCACAAGGCTTATGCCTATGCAAAGGATGCTCACGAAGGGCAGTTCCGTAAATCTGGGGAACCCTACATCACTCATCCGGTGGCGGTTGCCACAATTCTGGCAGATTTAGAACTCGACCCCACCACGCTTGTGGCGGCCCTGCTGCATGATGTCGTTGAGGATACCCGAGTCACTGATGAGGAACTTGTCAGGCAGTTTGGAGCGGAAGTAGCGGCACTGGTGGACGGGGTAACGAAACTGAAACGCATCAAGTTTGACTCCTCAGAGGAGCAACAAGCAGAAAACCTGCGCAAGATGTTCATGGCCATGGCTAAAGATATTCGAGTTTTGTTGATTAAGTTGGCCGACAGGCTGCACAACATGAGAACGCTGCGGTATCAAAGCCCTGAGAAACAAGCCCGTACTTCCCGTGAGACATTAAAGATTTTTGCTCCCTTAGCGCATCGCCTTGGAATCTACACAATGAAATGGGAACTAGAAGATACCTCCCTTCGTTACCTCAACCCTCAGCAGTACTATCGCATCGTTAACTTAATGGCTCAAAAACGCCAAGAGCGTGAGGCATACGTCAATGAAGTTATGAACAACCTCAGAGCACGGCTCGAAGAGGTCAGTCTCAAGGCGGAAGTCACAGGACGCGCAAAGCACATCTACAGTATCTACAGGAAAATGGTGTCGCAGAACAAAGACTTTAACGAAATTTACGACCTCTTTGCTGTCCGTGTTATTGTCGAGAACGTGAAAGATTGCTATGGCGTACTTGGCGTTGTACATACCATGTGGAAGCCGATGCCAGGACGGTTTAAGGACTATATTGCGATGCCGAAGCCAAACATGTACCAGAGTCTTCATACGACTGTAGTCGGTCCGAAAGGCGAACCGCTTGAGATTCAGATTCGAACATGGGAACAGCATGAGACCGCAGAGTACGGAATTGCTGCGCATTGGGTGTACAAAGAGGGCGGACAAAAGGCTGAAGGGAAATTTGATCAAAAGCTGGCCTGGTTTCGAGAAGTTCTCGAGTGGCAACAGGATTTTCGGGATGCGCAGGAATTTATGGAGACCCTCAAACTCGACCTGTTTACTGACGAAGTGTTCGTCTTTACACCCAAAGGTGATGTCATTGACCTCCCTGCGGGTTCAGTTCCTATTGACTTTGCTTATCGCATTCACACGGACATTGGCAATCGATGCATAGGCGCGAAGGTGAACAGTAAAATTGTTCCGCTGGATTACAGACTGAGAACAGGTGATATTGTTGAGGTCCTGACTTCAAAACACAGCTATGGGCCTAGCCGCGACTGGCTGAAAATCGTACAGTCCTCACAGGCAAAGAGCAAAATTCGCCAGTGGTTTAAGAAAGAGAAAAGGGAGGAAAACGTGGAGCGCGGTCGTGTACTGGTGGAAAAGGAACTTACGCGGCAGCGCCTCGTTAGTCAAGACCTCTTGAAAGACGAGTATTTAGCAGAAGTGATGCAGAAGTTTAACTTTAACAAGGAAGAGGATATGTACGCCTCCATTGGGTACGGCGGCCTCAGTCCTGTCCAGATTGTTACCAGGTTGGTAGAGCGATATCGGCGCGACAATGAGGACCAATCCCTGGAATCTATTACCATGGAACTGAGGCATCAGAACAAGCCAAATACCAATGGGGTTCAAGTCAAAGGCGTCGACAACATGTTGATTCGCTTCGCCAAGTGCTGCAATCCTGTTCCGGGCGACGACATTACTGGGTTCGTTACGAAGGGGCGCGGAGTCTCCGTGCACCGCACGGACTGCCCCAATGTCAAGGTTCTGCGCGAGGACGGGGAACGCATCCTCGACGTTGAGTGGGCTGTCGCTTCGCAGATGGACTACAACGTGGACCTGTTAGTCCAGGGGTTGGACAGGCACGGGTTGGTGAATGAGGTCATGAATGCCATAGGTGAAACCAAAACCAATGTTACCGCAGTCAGTGCGAGAGCCGACAAGAAGAAAATTGCACACATTCACGTCAGCGTCAGAATTCGGAATCTTGAACACTTACGAAGTGTGGTGGAGCGTATTAAGCGCTTGAAAGATATCCATTCCGTGCGTCGCGTCGTGCAATAG
- a CDS encoding bifunctional diguanylate cyclase/phosphodiesterase produces MTRTDIKQYGGKGETMDDIARTRRSEDGRLRKPSTPFASETLFRDLIYSANDAYFVFAIFESNEISPFVEVNPIACKTTGFSRQKLLSMTFRDLVSNYITAAELRELEETIFTRSYTTMEWKHVVDDGRILPLELSIRVVPQQHEKIVFMIARDISERKEFENVMHRMAYFDDETGLPNRRKFRDDLNQCLVNGSATDSKSGVVFLNMDNFKQMVSMFGYSAAEGVVKSTARRLKACFPPNCFVARWGGDEFAVFIPEGDHRLQMELVNRVKAMFSQPFVVEGRQVFVTLSAGVAVYPRDGESADTLIQNASTALIEAKHIGKGRMVRYSGQLHGKVVEKLTLVSDLRRAVAKDEFCVHYQPEFEASTGRLVGIEALVRWNHPERGLIYPDAFIPVAEEAGIISHIGESVFRTACEQALKWEKMGFTDYRIAINLSVLQLTSADFITSVKRLLQDIGIQPDRVQFEITESVFMHIDKVSDILHNLHDLGVTMAVDDFGTGFSSLSYLRRLPVHMLKIDKSFVRNLPESKNDWTIVKAIIELAHQLDLKVVAEGIETDAQRSTLLSLGCDFMQGFLFGAPVSHAEFSKKFIMKM; encoded by the coding sequence TTGACAAGAACTGATATAAAGCAGTACGGCGGTAAGGGTGAAACGATGGACGATATTGCGCGCACTAGAAGGTCTGAAGATGGGCGGCTACGGAAACCTAGTACACCGTTTGCATCAGAAACGTTGTTTCGCGATTTAATCTACAGTGCTAATGATGCCTATTTTGTGTTTGCTATCTTTGAAAGTAACGAGATTTCGCCTTTTGTTGAGGTTAATCCCATTGCATGCAAGACCACGGGGTTTTCACGGCAAAAGCTGTTGTCGATGACATTTAGAGATTTAGTGAGCAACTATATTACCGCGGCGGAGTTGCGGGAACTGGAAGAAACCATTTTCACGCGGTCCTATACAACCATGGAATGGAAGCATGTCGTTGACGACGGACGCATTTTGCCTCTCGAACTTAGTATTCGGGTAGTTCCTCAACAACATGAGAAAATCGTTTTCATGATTGCACGTGATATCTCAGAAAGAAAGGAATTTGAAAACGTCATGCATCGCATGGCGTATTTTGATGATGAGACAGGGCTTCCGAATCGACGAAAGTTTAGGGATGATCTGAATCAGTGTCTTGTCAACGGCTCTGCAACCGATTCCAAGTCTGGCGTAGTCTTTCTGAATATGGATAACTTTAAACAGATGGTGAGTATGTTTGGCTATTCTGCAGCTGAAGGGGTGGTAAAAAGTACAGCCCGCCGCCTTAAAGCTTGTTTTCCGCCAAATTGTTTTGTGGCTCGCTGGGGCGGGGATGAGTTCGCAGTCTTTATTCCTGAGGGAGATCACCGGTTGCAAATGGAACTGGTGAACCGGGTCAAGGCAATGTTCAGTCAACCTTTTGTAGTCGAAGGACGGCAGGTTTTTGTGACCCTTTCAGCCGGTGTCGCGGTATATCCTCGCGACGGTGAATCTGCCGATACACTCATCCAGAATGCCAGCACAGCGTTAATTGAAGCAAAGCACATTGGAAAAGGGCGGATGGTTCGCTATAGCGGACAACTCCACGGAAAAGTCGTTGAAAAACTGACATTAGTCAGTGATTTGCGCCGTGCCGTTGCAAAGGATGAGTTCTGTGTACACTACCAGCCGGAATTTGAAGCTTCTACAGGTAGACTTGTGGGCATTGAGGCTTTGGTGAGATGGAATCACCCCGAGCGCGGTCTAATTTATCCAGATGCTTTTATTCCCGTTGCAGAAGAGGCAGGAATCATCTCCCATATTGGAGAGTCAGTGTTCCGCACTGCTTGTGAACAGGCGCTGAAGTGGGAGAAAATGGGCTTTACGGATTACCGAATCGCAATCAATCTATCCGTTTTACAACTGACCAGTGCTGACTTTATTACTAGTGTCAAGCGGCTTCTGCAGGACATTGGCATTCAGCCGGACCGTGTCCAGTTTGAGATTACCGAAAGTGTTTTTATGCACATCGACAAGGTGTCTGATATTCTACATAATTTACACGATTTGGGCGTTACGATGGCTGTAGATGATTTTGGTACGGGATTTTCTTCATTAAGTTATCTGCGCCGTCTTCCTGTTCATATGCTTAAGATTGATAAGTCATTTGTCAGAAATCTCCCGGAGTCCAAAAACGACTGGACAATCGTAAAAGCCATTATAGAGCTCGCTCATCAATTAGACCTTAAGGTCGTAGCGGAAGGTATTGAGACCGATGCGCAAAGGTCAACGCTGCTGAGTTTGGGTTGCGATTTTATGCAGGGTTTCCTGTTTGGAGCCCCAGTTTCACACGCGGAGTTTAGCAAGAAGTTTATTATGAAGATGTAG
- a CDS encoding adenine phosphoribosyltransferase codes for MKEWIREIPDFPQPGILFRDITPLLANGPAYKSAIDKLAVFARELQADVIVGPEARGYVVGAPLAYATETGFAPVRKKGKLPGNTVRVQYQLEYATDELEIHADAIQPGQRVVVADDLLATGGTMAATIELVQKIGGEVVGAGFFIELTHLNGREKLPLHLPILTLVQY; via the coding sequence ATGAAAGAATGGATTCGTGAAATTCCAGATTTTCCGCAGCCGGGCATTCTCTTTCGCGACATAACGCCATTGTTAGCCAACGGACCGGCTTATAAATCTGCCATTGATAAACTGGCGGTTTTTGCAAGAGAATTACAAGCTGATGTCATTGTAGGACCTGAGGCCCGTGGTTACGTCGTAGGGGCTCCCCTAGCGTATGCAACGGAGACCGGATTTGCACCCGTTCGAAAAAAAGGCAAACTTCCGGGGAACACTGTTCGTGTACAGTATCAACTGGAGTATGCGACAGATGAATTGGAGATCCACGCAGATGCCATCCAACCTGGGCAAAGAGTCGTCGTTGCGGATGATTTGCTTGCGACTGGCGGCACCATGGCCGCGACCATTGAACTGGTTCAGAAAATCGGCGGAGAAGTCGTCGGAGCCGGATTCTTCATTGAATTGACGCATCTTAACGGCCGTGAAAAGCTTCCGCTTCATCTGCCGATTTTAACACTTGTTCAATACTAG
- the dtd gene encoding D-aminoacyl-tRNA deacylase, which yields MRVVIQRCTRAAVRSGGEEVGAIGRGFMLLVGFSHGDAEKDLKYIADKIVNLRVFEDADGKMNLSLLEVRGEILSISQFTLYGDVRKGRRPNFMDAAPPEHAEALYHEFNGLLRDRGPRVATGVFGAMMEVDFVNDGPVTLLLDSQRNF from the coding sequence ATGCGGGTCGTCATTCAACGCTGCACGAGGGCAGCCGTCAGGTCGGGAGGCGAGGAAGTCGGTGCCATTGGCAGGGGATTTATGCTGCTTGTGGGCTTTAGTCATGGGGACGCAGAGAAGGATCTGAAGTACATAGCAGATAAGATTGTAAATTTGAGAGTTTTCGAAGACGCAGACGGAAAAATGAATTTGAGTCTGCTTGAAGTAAGAGGAGAGATTCTGTCCATCTCGCAGTTTACATTGTACGGAGACGTCCGCAAAGGCCGCAGGCCTAATTTTATGGATGCCGCTCCACCGGAACATGCTGAGGCCTTGTATCACGAGTTTAACGGACTCTTAAGAGACAGGGGACCTCGAGTCGCGACTGGAGTGTTTGGGGCCATGATGGAAGTTGATTTCGTGAACGACGGTCCTGTGACCCTGCTTTTGGACAGTCAACGAAATTTCTAG
- a CDS encoding TrkH family potassium uptake protein: protein MRKQPLNPAQRIAVTYFALAIIGSAVLLLPIMHHTAVSLTNAVFTSASALFVTGLTTVPTNTTWTPFGDVVIAILIQIGGAGITLVTTAAYLLMGRKIPLGTRLLMAEDRNMGLQGIVRLFRNIMAFSFAIEGIGTAAVGLYLKFVYHYTWLRALAFGLFHSISSFNNAGFDLWGTSLEQFQRDPFMLLFTSALIIVGGLGFVVLAEFYSFRERHLVSLHTKIVLVMTAILLVAGTLLILAFEWNRSMGQLSWPYKILNAWFTSVSTRTAGFDSIPISHMKEVTWLVITMFMFIGASPGSTGGGIKTSTFYMLIKTAISTIRGNAEIVSGERSIPWEIAHKSLLIFLLAIGVIMSCTLVDAALEPHIRLMRIIFEEVSAFGTVGLTTGITTSIALPMKWVLIFTMYVGRIGILTFLLGIMQKSQSKVRHVQERILVG from the coding sequence GCAATCATCGGGTCAGCCGTACTGCTTCTGCCCATTATGCACCACACAGCGGTAAGCCTCACGAACGCTGTTTTCACATCCGCAAGCGCCTTGTTTGTCACGGGGCTAACAACTGTACCTACAAATACAACTTGGACTCCGTTCGGAGATGTGGTTATTGCCATCTTGATTCAAATTGGCGGAGCAGGTATCACCCTCGTCACAACAGCGGCATACTTGTTGATGGGTCGAAAAATACCATTAGGTACGCGATTGTTAATGGCTGAAGACCGCAATATGGGTTTACAGGGAATTGTCCGTCTGTTTCGCAACATTATGGCCTTCAGCTTTGCTATTGAAGGAATAGGAACTGCTGCCGTCGGTCTCTACCTCAAATTCGTGTACCATTACACCTGGTTGAGAGCACTGGCGTTCGGGCTTTTTCACTCGATTTCATCCTTTAATAACGCTGGTTTTGACTTGTGGGGAACGTCACTGGAGCAGTTTCAACGCGATCCGTTTATGCTCTTGTTTACAAGCGCCCTCATCATTGTTGGAGGGTTAGGATTCGTGGTTCTGGCGGAATTCTATTCGTTTAGGGAACGTCATTTGGTCTCTCTGCACACGAAAATCGTACTGGTCATGACGGCAATTTTGCTTGTCGCCGGGACACTGCTCATTCTGGCATTCGAATGGAACCGCTCAATGGGACAACTGAGCTGGCCTTATAAAATCCTCAACGCTTGGTTTACGTCGGTTTCGACCAGAACGGCAGGGTTTGACTCAATCCCCATTTCTCACATGAAAGAAGTAACATGGCTCGTGATTACCATGTTCATGTTTATTGGTGCGTCTCCTGGTTCAACAGGCGGAGGAATCAAAACATCTACTTTCTACATGCTCATCAAAACCGCTATTTCTACTATCCGCGGCAACGCGGAAATCGTTTCAGGTGAGCGCTCAATTCCATGGGAGATTGCGCATAAGTCGTTGTTAATCTTCCTGCTTGCAATTGGCGTCATTATGAGCTGTACACTTGTGGACGCTGCCCTGGAGCCGCATATTCGCCTGATGCGGATTATTTTTGAGGAAGTGTCCGCATTTGGAACCGTAGGGCTTACAACGGGGATTACGACAAGCATTGCATTACCTATGAAGTGGGTGTTAATCTTTACGATGTATGTCGGCCGAATTGGAATCCTGACATTCCTATTGGGAATCATGCAGAAATCTCAATCAAAGGTTCGGCACGTACAGGAGCGAATTTTAGTTGGATAG
- a CDS encoding cation:proton antiporter regulatory subunit, whose translation MELNAGGDLLEKSLDRLNLSNRFGVQVVLIVRGKVTIFPVSASNIVMPGDRLVLVGPSESLHQVAKLAEK comes from the coding sequence ATGGAACTCAATGCAGGCGGCGACTTACTCGAGAAGAGTCTGGACCGCCTCAACCTGTCAAATCGGTTCGGTGTACAGGTCGTACTAATCGTGCGCGGTAAAGTCACCATTTTTCCTGTATCTGCATCCAACATTGTCATGCCTGGGGACAGGCTGGTCCTTGTTGGCCCTTCTGAAAGCCTTCACCAAGTGGCAAAGCTCGCGGAGAAATAA
- the recJ gene encoding single-stranded-DNA-specific exonuclease RecJ — MTKVLWKTLLVNQETAEQMAEVVEIPVRVARWLCARGIDIEQAKQWLRLDGDCLTSPWTFVDMHAAVERILKGIGAQERIAVIGDYDVDGVTASSILCSALSSLDADWLCDIPHRIKDGYGLSEEIVHRVKEQGATLLVTVDNGIRSMDAVAAAMELGMDVIVTDHHEPGDDVPASATALVHWRRTVHQADVSYLSGAGVALKLSEALLATGIETQLVSSEAIEDLLPWLKGLASLGALADVMPMSPENRLLIREGLAALRVSHHPGWRSLCATAGVKQEELTDRTALWRITPRLNAAGRMDSAALAFRLLMSTDALEATQLAEQIETLNNQRRLETDKAFRAAQEQCSQHFSGHAAGYVVAGPWPQGVVGIVAARLVDIYQKPVIVLADNGDGTMKGSGRAPEGTSLYRLTQQCQAYLTHFGGHDGAIGCGLDADNLTGFQRAFNQACQQTVDTEATAALEEREHRLMPADDFLPLAQANLETVEWAELFAPYGPGNPPLCFYMGPLKVESVAMVGKGNQHVRLSASEGGARRDMIWFNAPDWIRGIHPGEQISAVVELELNTWRQNRSAQIRVVDARRLVRPLTRQHFGLLYKFLRARRKLLVEEAAEVLPDAMADEIRLILDAFVELGFAHCQESAYHVVERADVRDLRESRHYHDHLQRAIGLSL; from the coding sequence TTGACAAAAGTATTGTGGAAGACCCTTCTGGTCAACCAGGAAACAGCAGAGCAGATGGCTGAGGTTGTTGAGATACCTGTACGTGTGGCGCGTTGGTTGTGCGCGCGCGGAATTGACATAGAACAGGCGAAACAGTGGCTGCGCCTTGACGGTGATTGTTTGACCAGCCCCTGGACATTTGTCGATATGCATGCAGCAGTGGAGAGAATTTTGAAGGGAATTGGCGCGCAGGAGCGTATTGCCGTCATCGGGGACTATGATGTGGACGGCGTGACGGCGAGTTCCATTTTATGCTCTGCACTTTCCAGCCTTGACGCTGATTGGCTATGCGATATCCCACACCGAATCAAGGATGGGTACGGTTTATCAGAGGAAATTGTGCACCGTGTGAAGGAGCAGGGAGCAACTCTTTTGGTGACGGTAGACAATGGAATTCGGAGTATGGATGCGGTAGCAGCAGCGATGGAACTAGGGATGGATGTAATTGTCACGGATCATCACGAACCGGGAGATGACGTTCCAGCGTCCGCAACTGCTCTGGTGCACTGGCGCCGAACTGTACACCAGGCAGATGTCTCTTATCTGTCTGGAGCAGGTGTCGCACTGAAACTGAGCGAAGCTCTGTTGGCGACGGGTATCGAGACACAGCTTGTGTCCTCTGAGGCAATCGAAGATTTGCTGCCTTGGTTGAAAGGCTTGGCGAGTCTCGGAGCATTGGCAGATGTAATGCCAATGAGCCCTGAGAATCGCCTTTTGATTCGAGAGGGGCTGGCTGCACTACGCGTTTCACATCATCCGGGGTGGCGTTCGCTGTGCGCAACAGCCGGGGTCAAGCAGGAAGAACTAACGGACCGGACAGCCCTTTGGCGCATTACGCCCAGGCTGAATGCTGCGGGCCGGATGGACAGTGCTGCACTGGCGTTCCGACTCCTGATGTCAACGGATGCACTCGAAGCAACTCAACTGGCAGAGCAAATTGAAACGCTGAACAATCAGCGTCGACTTGAGACAGACAAAGCGTTTCGAGCGGCACAGGAACAGTGCAGTCAACACTTTTCGGGGCACGCAGCTGGCTATGTAGTCGCAGGCCCGTGGCCCCAAGGTGTGGTAGGTATCGTGGCTGCTCGTCTGGTCGATATCTATCAGAAGCCTGTGATCGTTCTGGCAGACAACGGAGACGGAACTATGAAGGGTTCTGGACGAGCCCCTGAAGGAACTTCGTTGTACCGGTTGACACAGCAGTGCCAAGCGTACCTGACTCACTTTGGCGGGCATGACGGCGCGATTGGCTGTGGACTTGACGCAGACAATCTCACAGGGTTTCAACGGGCATTTAACCAAGCTTGCCAACAGACGGTCGACACAGAGGCGACTGCTGCATTGGAGGAGCGTGAGCACCGGCTGATGCCGGCAGACGATTTTCTCCCGTTGGCACAAGCCAATTTGGAGACAGTTGAGTGGGCAGAATTATTTGCGCCTTATGGTCCAGGGAATCCACCCTTGTGTTTCTATATGGGGCCGTTGAAAGTCGAGTCTGTAGCTATGGTAGGTAAGGGGAATCAGCATGTCAGACTGAGCGCATCCGAGGGAGGCGCTCGCAGAGACATGATTTGGTTCAACGCGCCTGACTGGATAAGAGGAATTCATCCGGGAGAACAGATCAGTGCCGTCGTCGAACTCGAGTTGAATACGTGGAGGCAAAACCGCAGTGCGCAAATTCGCGTCGTGGACGCAAGACGGCTCGTTCGTCCCCTTACACGCCAGCACTTTGGATTGTTATATAAGTTCCTGCGAGCGCGTCGGAAGCTGCTTGTAGAGGAAGCAGCAGAGGTGTTGCCGGATGCAATGGCTGACGAAATCAGACTGATATTGGATGCTTTTGTCGAATTGGGGTTTGCCCACTGCCAAGAGAGCGCGTATCATGTTGTTGAACGAGCCGATGTTAGAGATTTGCGCGAGTCGCGTCATTATCATGATCACCTTCAGAGAGCTATTGGTTTATCACTGTGA